In Halopiger aswanensis, the DNA window GGACCGCGAACTACCTCGAGACCGCCGGCGAGCCGACCCCTTATCCGCCGGACCTCCCCGAGTACGGCGAGGGCGGCCCCGTCGGCGCCGAAACCGAGTACTGCCCGTTCTACGCCCAGTATCTCGAGGATCTGCCCGAAGAAGATAGCGAGGGCGACGCCGCCGAAGCGGTCCCCTACGACTTCACGACGGCGGGGATGATCACCCCCGAGGACCTCGTCGCGCGCTCCGTCACGCACGGCACCTGCCCGCACTCGGTGATGGGCGCTGCACTGGGCCACGTCGAGGTCGTCATCGGCAACTACTACCACGCGTTCGATCCGACGACGACCGGCTCATTCACCGGCGCTCTGCTGGACGACTCGACGTTCGTCGTCTGCGACGAAGCGCACATGCTCGAGCCGCGCGTGCGCGATCTGGTCAGCGACGGGGTAGCCGACGCCACCTTGCGGGACGCCGAAACCGAACTCTCGCGGGTCATCCAGCCGATCAAATTCGAGCGCGAGGGCCGCACCGCCGAGGGCGGCTCGAAGACCGCCGACGCCGACCTCGTCCGGAGCGAACTCAACGACAGCGACGTCACCTACGACGAACTGAACCGGACCCTCGAGTTCATCCGCGACTTGCGCGGCGAACTCGACCGTCGCGTCACGGCGCATCTCGACCGGAAACACAGGGGGTGGCAGTCGAACCTCACCGACCTCGAGGACGCCGAGATCCCACTGCGCGATCCGGGCGAACCCGCGGAGGACGAACTCTCCGCGTGGGCGCGCGAGGCCGGGTACAGCGACGCCGACTGGGTCCGCGCCGAGGCCGTCGGCGCCGTCGTCGCGCGCATCTTGAACGAAGCCGAGGACGAGGATCGGACCCGCGCCGCCCCCGCCGTCGGCCGCGTCCTCGGCGAGTGGTACCGCCGCGACCACACCGACTACTTCCGCGAGATCGAACTCGAGCGCACCTGGAACGAGACCGAACCCGCCGACTCGTGGCGCCGGGCCTACACTGCTCGGATCGCCCTGCACAACTGCGTCCCCAGCGACGCCATCGGCGACCGCCTCGCGAAGTTCGGCGGGGGCATCCTCATGAGCGCGACCCTCGAGCCGATGGACGCCTTCACCGAGGTCACGGGCCTGCAGTACGTAGAGCGCGAGGAAGAGCGACCGGTCGTCGAACGCCGCTACGGGCTGCACTTCCCCGCGGAGAACCGCGAGAGCTTCGCGGTCGCCGCGCCGAAGTTCACCTACGACAACCGGGGCCATCCCGGTGAAGAGAACCCGACGCGCCGGCAGTACGCTAACGCAATCGCGAAGATCGCCCGCGTCTCGGGTAACGTCCTCGTCGGGATGCCCAGCTACGCCGAAGCGGAGTGGGCCGCCGGCGTGCTCGAGGACCGCGTTTCCAAACCGATCCTGCTCGACGCCTCGACCGACGACGAGGCGACCGAATCGCTCAAAAGCGAGTTCTTCGCCGGCGACGGGAAGGTGCTCGTGACCAGCCTCCGCGGGACGCTGACCGAGGGCGTCGACTACAGCGGCGACCGCCTCGCCGCCGCCGTGGTCTGTGGCGTTCCGATCGTCAACACCTCGAGTCCCCGTACCGAGGCCGTCCGTCGCGCCTACGACGACGCGTTCGGCGACGGCTTCACCTACGCGCTCACCATTCCCGCCGTGCGGAAGGCCCGGCAGGCGATCGGGCGCGTGATCCGCTCGCCGGAGGACGTCGGCGTGCGCGTCCTGCTGGACGAGCGCTACGCCCGCGATAGCTGGGATTCGGTGCGGGAGTTTCTCCCGGAGGACAGCGAATTCCAGCCCGTCAGCCCCGACATGCTCGATGTCGGCCTCGAGCGGTTCCGGTCGCGTCTCGAGTCGGATTCATCGCCGTAGCGCCGCGATTTCGTCCGTCCCCCGCGTCGTGCGACGATTCAGTTCCGTTCGGGCGTTCGGGTCCGCTCCCGGTCGCCGGTGCTCGTTCCGGCTCTTCTGGCCCCTGTCGACCCCTCGACGTCGGTCGCCAGTCGTTCCTCGAGGCGCCGCTCGAACTCGTCCTCGGTGAGTTCGCCGCTCTCGTACTTCGCTTTCAGGTCGCCGAACGGATCTATGTCGTCGGGATCGGTCGGTGAACGGGTTGACCCGCGATCGATATCGGTTTCAGCGCCGGCGGTGATCGATTCCGTCGCCTGTGCGCCGGTCCCGCTGCCGACCGGGTACTCGGCCGTCGAATCGAGGTTCCCGATGAGCGAGAGGTAGATCGGCCAGAGGGTGAGAAGCGAGAGGAGCACCATCGGTAGCCCGAACGCGAGCAACACGGGCGTCCAGAACAGCGCGGCGAGTGACAGTCCCCAGCGCGGAATCTCGAACAGTACCAGCGCCAGCAGCCAGAGCCCGAACGTTCCTGAGGGCGCGCCGAGAAGGAATCGGCCCAGCGCGCCGTCGGGCGTGTAGCGTTCGACGAGCGCGTGCACCCGGCGCCCCAGCGAGGCTGACCCGGGCAGTGAGCGAC includes these proteins:
- a CDS encoding SHOCT domain-containing protein, which codes for MDSRRSLPGSASLGRRVHALVERYTPDGALGRFLLGAPSGTFGLWLLALVLFEIPRWGLSLAALFWTPVLLAFGLPMVLLSLLTLWPIYLSLIGNLDSTAEYPVGSGTGAQATESITAGAETDIDRGSTRSPTDPDDIDPFGDLKAKYESGELTEDEFERRLEERLATDVEGSTGARRAGTSTGDRERTRTPERN
- a CDS encoding ATP-dependent DNA helicase — its product is MTDWRSIFGHTEPYEPQVDGIETAIEAARDGGYTVIEGACGTGKTMIALTAGIDLVRDPDTDYERVFVLTSVKQQLRQFEEDLETINENLPDDWRPVSGLTLVGKADVCPYNREKTAGFDDGTVYDRCETLRDRTRDLVGEGGDTTAQNLAARARSQQIGLADSGSRGGTANYLETAGEPTPYPPDLPEYGEGGPVGAETEYCPFYAQYLEDLPEEDSEGDAAEAVPYDFTTAGMITPEDLVARSVTHGTCPHSVMGAALGHVEVVIGNYYHAFDPTTTGSFTGALLDDSTFVVCDEAHMLEPRVRDLVSDGVADATLRDAETELSRVIQPIKFEREGRTAEGGSKTADADLVRSELNDSDVTYDELNRTLEFIRDLRGELDRRVTAHLDRKHRGWQSNLTDLEDAEIPLRDPGEPAEDELSAWAREAGYSDADWVRAEAVGAVVARILNEAEDEDRTRAAPAVGRVLGEWYRRDHTDYFREIELERTWNETEPADSWRRAYTARIALHNCVPSDAIGDRLAKFGGGILMSATLEPMDAFTEVTGLQYVEREEERPVVERRYGLHFPAENRESFAVAAPKFTYDNRGHPGEENPTRRQYANAIAKIARVSGNVLVGMPSYAEAEWAAGVLEDRVSKPILLDASTDDEATESLKSEFFAGDGKVLVTSLRGTLTEGVDYSGDRLAAAVVCGVPIVNTSSPRTEAVRRAYDDAFGDGFTYALTIPAVRKARQAIGRVIRSPEDVGVRVLLDERYARDSWDSVREFLPEDSEFQPVSPDMLDVGLERFRSRLESDSSP